A portion of the Juglans microcarpa x Juglans regia isolate MS1-56 chromosome 1D, Jm3101_v1.0, whole genome shotgun sequence genome contains these proteins:
- the LOC121249574 gene encoding PI-PLC X domain-containing protein At5g67130 has protein sequence MLACFPDHRRMCRAPAIEYLFLSLFFSVLFSTSTACSNGNCQVLEACSAATDCGAGLYCGNCPALGKTQPFCTRGQATIPTSIVNGLPFNKYSWVVTHNSFSIVDAPPLPGVQRLTFYNQEDTVTNQLRNGVRGLMLDMYDFNNDIWLCHSFRGQCFNFTAFQPAINTLKEVEAFLSENPTEIVTIIIEDYVQTPKGLTNLFTNAGLDKYWFPVSKMPKKGEDWPTVTEMVQDNHRLLVFTSATSKEADEGIAYQWKYMVENEAGDPGVVRGSCPKRKESKPLNSRSASLFFQNYFPTIPVQAEACKEHSTPLAEMVGTCYKAAGNSMPNFLAVNFYMRSDGGGVFDATDRINGQTLCGCSTVTACQAGAPFGSCKNVAVPNPSPLTNTAGSFTGSVQFSRSASTAHSPSCLILFLFYFPLMAVFF, from the exons ATGTTGGCGTGCTTTCCGGACCACCGAAGAATGTGCAGAGCTCCTGCTATTGAGTACCTCTTTctttccctcttcttctctgtCCTTTTCTCCACTTCCACTGCTTGCTCGAATGGGAATTGCCAG GTTCTGGAAGCTTGTTCAGCTGCCACAGACTGTGGGGCAGGCCTGTACTGTGGCAACTGCCCTGCTCTGGGCAAGACTCAGCCTTTCTGCACCAGAGGCCAAGCCACCATTCCCACTTCAATT GTTAATGGGCTTCCCTTCAATAAGTATTCATGGGTGGTGACTCACAATTCGTTTAGTATTGTTGATGCACCGCCTTTGCCGGGTGTTCAGAGACTGACATTTTACAATCAAGAAGACACTGTGACTAATCAGCTGAGA AACGGAGTGAGGGGATTGATGTTGGATATGTACGATTTCAATAACGATATCTGGCTCTGCCACTCATTTCGAGGGCAATGTTTCAACTTCACTGCATTT CAACCTGCAATTAACACTTTGAAGGAAGTGGAAGCATTCTTGAGTGAAAACCCAACAGAGATTGTGACCATTATTATTGAGGACTATGTGCAAACTCCCAAAGGGTTGACAAATCTGTTCACCAATGCTGGGTTGGACAAGTATTGGTTTCCCGTGTCCAAGATGCCCAAAAAGGGTGAAGATTGGCCCACTGTAACTGAAATGGTGCAAGACAATCACCGGCTCCTAGTTTTTACTTCTGCCACTTCAAAGGAAGCGGATGAAGGAATTGCTTATCAGTGGAAGTACATGGTGGAAAATGAAG CTGGAGATCCTGGGGTGGTAAGAGGTTCATGTCCTAAGAGAAAAGAGTCAAAGCCGCTGAATTCAAGAAGTGCATCTCTGTTCTTTCAGAATTACTTCCCAACAATTCCTGTTCAGGCTGAAGCTTGCAAGGAGCATTCAACTCCACTGGCTGAGATGGTTGGTACCTGTTACAAAGCAGCAGGGAACTCGATGCCTAACTTCTTGGCTGTCAACTTTTACATG AGGAGTGATGGAGGAGGTGTGTTTGATGCTACCGATAGAATCAATGGACAGACATTATGTGGTTGTAGTACCGTTACTGCCTGCCAG GCTGGAGCACCTTTTGGGTCATGCAAGAATGTAGCTGTTCCTAATCCAAGCCCATTAACCAATACTGCAGGAAGCTTTACTGGATCTGTTCAGTTCTCAAGATCTGCTTCAACAGCCCATTCTCCAAGTTGCTtgattcttttcttgttttattttccaTTAATGGCAGTTTTCTTCTGA
- the LOC121234459 gene encoding LOW QUALITY PROTEIN: F-box protein At5g67140 (The sequence of the model RefSeq protein was modified relative to this genomic sequence to represent the inferred CDS: inserted 1 base in 1 codon), with translation HGEEAEIDRLPMDLLAHIFVFVSSFTDLAQARSVCKKWKRGVKRSLARRESLSFAGCKMDDETIARLVRHAYSLKDIDISKSRWGCQITDKGLYRISLAKCVSKLTSISLWXMTGVTDKGVVQLMSRTNSLQHLNIGGTFITDESLFAIADNCPHLKTVVLWSCRHVTENGLLVLVNKCRKLESINVWGTRVPVGCFMVLLTIRPGLMIKI, from the exons CATGGGGAAGAGGCAGAGATTGATCGGTTGCCCATGGACCTGCTGGCTCATATATTCGTTTTCGTCTCTTCCTTCACTGATTTGGCTCA GGCAAGAAGTGTGTGCAAGAAATGGAAACGGGGAGTGAAGCGGTCTTTGGCTCGGAGGGAGTCTCTGAGTTTTGCTGGTTGCAAGATGGATGATGAAACCATCGCCCGTCTCGTTCGCCATGCCTACAGCCTCAAAGACATTGAcat TTCAAAGAGCCGTTGGGGTTGCCAAATCACGGATAAAGGACTTTACAGAATATCTTTGGCCAAGTGTGTCAGCAAACTGACATCCATATCTTTAT GTATGACAGGGGTCACGGACAAAGGTGTTGTTCAATTG ATGTCCAGAACTAATTCCTTGCAACACCTGAATATTGGTGGTACATTTATCACAGATGAATCTTTATTTGCCATTGCAGATAACTGTCCACATTTAAAG ACTGTAGTTCTGTGGAGCTGCCGTCATGTGACTGAGAATGGGCTTCTTGTTCTTGTAAATAAATGTCGGAAGCTTGAATCTATCAATGTATGGGGAACCAGAGTTCCGGTCGGCTGCTTCATGGTTTTGCTTACTATTCGTCCAGGtcttatgataaaaatataa
- the LOC121249381 gene encoding E3 ubiquitin-protein ligase MBR2-like, with translation MNVQGSSSNSFPETFHVDHGHNVNNPGFLQNNGVPTNSAVDFGPTVISWMGQSSSCVNTHNQANPEELLGGHRWLSSIGAPDGTGHMFEVSHSEPNIAPFQENAKAIPIDGQVTNGTSILHGSSSGAHNIDFNALHEIGNSDANQDMGAGLSLRLFNPDGLEAKQNPPTSNSSIRVMISSGIAGYELEENDGREGPSSDGRRISCKRRAPEDAPGLLYLGESSSTGQESGNSEWQAVLAQEKVNSSLNLSTLSIPPSVSHPDQLGDRIGVGMMGAVSRMHQTSSGAGEVECSQRNIRPRRATNPQDVIQLSMLPSGATRNSYLQSPIQTNMFSPFAQFPNSSLAETLPVNGTAPVQVFSQVQDDLQNLRPSPWYHLTWSRAGGSSLPHDSTPDHAVNGGSTLQQEQNSRNTLLVPETDRENVARYPTTFNFVNGNSNSPGNISSSSQDGTLSCGHFISAPTRVSEPNMTELYGQRFSDFINRSMTAFSGFECRGWGTYCPLHARTSAAAREMDLSVRGGIVRPFQVYPTSGWMISPERQDGGHPENPFALESIVATQWTNRLISEVRDAVALVRRGGTLQIEDVLVMDPSVLYEISEDDEVEVPDDMHFDVDSMSYEQLLALEEHVGDVCIGLSEEAIVANLRQQKYKPLMIGSPVKDESCCICLDEYIDGDDLGKLDCGHNFHFTCIKQWLVQKNFCPICKMKALADRD, from the exons ATGAACGTTCAAGGTAGCAGCTCCAACTCATTTCCTGAGACCTTTCATGTTGACCATGGGCACAATGTCAACAATCCTGGGTTTTTGCAGAATAATGGAGTTCCAACTAATTCTGCAGTTGATTTTGGCCCTACAGTTATAAGCTGGATGGGTCAATCTAGTTCCTGTGTGAATACCCACAATCAGGCCAATCCTGAGGAGTTATTAGGTGGGCATCGATGGCTTTCTTCCATTGGCGCCCCTGATGGAACTGGTCATATGTTTGAAGTAAGCCATTCTGAGCCAAATATTGCTCCTTTTCAAGAGAACGCTAAGGCAATCCCGATTGATGGTCAAGTCACAAATGGGACATCAATCTTGCATGGGTCCAGTTCTGGTGCTCACAACATAGACTTCAATGCCTTGCATGAGATCGGTAATAGTGATGCCAATCAGGATATGGGGGCAGGTCTAAGCTTGCGTCTATTTAATCCCGATGGACTAGAAGCTAAACAAAATCCACCTACCAGCAATTCTTCTATACGAGTCATGATATCTTCTGGAATAGCAGGATATGAGTTGGAAGAAAATGATGGCAGAGAGGGTCCGTCATCTGATGGTAGGCGGATATCCTGCAAAAGAAGAGCACCTGAAGATGCTCCTGGACTACTGTATCTGGGTGAAAGCTCTAGCACTGGTCAAGAATCTGGAAATTCTGAATGGCAAGCTGTTCTTGCTCAAGAAAAGGTCAATAGCAGCTTGAATTTATCAACTCTGAGTATTCCTCCAAGTGTAAGTCATCCTGATCAGTTGGGGGATAGAATTGGCGTTGGCATGATGGGGGCAGTTTCTAGAATGCACCAAACTTCTAGTGGGGCAGGAGAAGTTGAATGTTCGCAAAGAAATATTCGGCCTAGGAGAGCTACAAATCCACAAGATGTTATACAACTTAGTATGTTGCCAAGTGGGGCCACAAGGAATTCTTATTTACAGTCGCCCATTCAAACAAATATGTTCTCTCCATTTGCTCaatttccaaattcaagcttAGCAGAAACATTACCGGTTAATGGAACTGCTCCAGTGCAGGTTTTTTCACAGGTTCAAGATGATTTGCAAAATCTTCGGCCTTCACCATGGTATCATTTGACATGGTCAAGAGCCGGTGGATCTTCTCTTCCTCATGACTCTACTCCTGATCATGCTGTCAATGGTGGCAGTACTTTGCAGCAAGAACAGAATTCAAGGAACACACTGCTTGTTCCCGAAACTGATAGGGAAAATGTGGCACGGTATCCTACAACCTTTAACTTTGTCAATGGGAATTCAAACTCTCCTGGAAACATTTCTTCTAGCTCTCAAGATGGCACTCTTTCGTGTGGTCATTTCATATCTGCTCCTACTCGGGTTTCCGAACCCAACATGACCGAACTATATGGACAgagattttcagattttatcaaTCGCTCTATGACCGCATTTAGTGGCTTTGAGTGCAGAGGGTGGGGTACTTACTGCCCACTACATGCAAGGACTTCCGCCGCAGCACGAGAAATGGATCTTTCGGTTAGGGGCGGTATTGTAAGACCCTTTCAGGTATATCCGACGTCGGGATGGATGATAAGTCCTGAGAGACAAGATGGCGGTCATCCTGAAAATCCCTTTGCGTTGGAGTCCATTGTTGCAACTCAGTGGACAAACAGACTGATATCTGAG gTCAGAGATGCTGTGGCACTTGTTCGTAGGGGTGGTACTTTACAAATTGAG GATGTTTTGGTTATGGATCCTTCAGTTTTATATGAAATATCTGAGGATGATGAAGTTGAAGTTCCCGACGACATGCACTTTGATGTAGATAGCATGTCTTATGAG CAATTACTGGCTTTGGAAGAGCACGTAGGGGATGTGTGCATCGGATTGAGTGAAGAAGCTATTGTGGCAAATTTGAGGCAGCAGAAATATAAGCCCCTCATGATAGGATCTCCAGTGAAGGATGAATCGTGCTGCATTTGTCTG GACGAATACATCGATGGAGATGATCTTGGGAAGCTGGATTGTGGACATAACTTTCACTTCACCTGCATAAAACAGTGGCTAGTGCAGAAGAACTTCTGCCCCATTTGCAAAATGAAGGCCCTGGCTGATAGGGACTGA
- the LOC121249601 gene encoding transcription factor SPATULA-like isoform X2 produces the protein MGDMYAYDKNSRSSSTSAPQPHLLPSSSSHAGSPDEISLFLHQILLRSSSSSSPFVSNTGKQAQLCDSDVLPGNPDRSLCRSALVQDGISAVESSSAMSTGSGVFLSNLSTSSLGASENETDEYDCESEEGLEALVEDMSEKPIPPRSSSKRSRAAEVHNLSEKRRRSRINEKMKALQNLIPNSNKTDKASMLDEAIEYLKQLQLQVQMLSMRNGFSLHPMCLPGALQPIQFSQMRMDFVQAHLGPFQLHVSSEEICRGDALRHQEPNVNNLDSNPLEMEMGATASVSLPFNTQASELKDSGSLETCIPGRVHSEGELLKKTEHNLLLTPHISMHRGRSSPKEDAKMKKPNF, from the exons ATGGGGGATATGTATGCGTATGACAAAAATTCAcgttcttcttcaacttcagctcctcagcctcatctgcttCCTTCGTCATCTTCTCATGCAGGTTCTCCAGACGAAATCTCGCTCTTTCTGCATCAAATCCTTCTAcgttcatcttcttcttcatctccttttGTGTCCAACACGGGTAAGCAAGCACAGCTCTGCGACTCCGACGTTTTACCGGGAAATCCTGACCGTTCATTGTGCCGATCAGCGCTCGTCCAAGATGGGATCTCGGCTGTTGAGTCTTCTAGTGCCATGAGCACTGGCTCCGGTGTCTTCCTCTCTAATTTGTCGACCTCTTCACTTGGAGCGAGCGAGAATGAGACTGATGAGTATGACTGTGAAAGCGAG GAGGGTCTTGAAGCGTTGGTGGAAGATATGTCTGAGAAGCCGATCCCTCCTCGTAGTTCATCCAAGAGGAGTAGAGCTGCGGAAGTTCACAACTTGTCTGAAAAG AGAAGGAGGAGCAGGATTAATGAGAAAATGAAGGCATTGCAAAATCTGATTCCAAACTCTAACAAG ACAGATAAGGCTTCCATGCTTGATGAAGCAATTGAATACTTAAAGCAGCTTCAGCTTCAAGTTCAG ATGTTATCAATGAGAAATGGCTTCAGTTTGCATCCTATGTGCTTACCAGGGGCATTGCAGCCTATCCAATTCTCCCAGATGAGAATGGACTTTG TCCAGGCTCACTTAGGACCGTTTCAGCTGCATGTGTCTTCTGAG GAAATCTGCAGGGGAGACGCTTTGCGACATCAGGAACCAAACGTAAACAATCTCGATTCCAATCCATTAG AAATGGAGATGGGAGCCACGGCTTCAGTATCACTTCCCTTCAATACACAAGCATCTGAGCTAAAGGACAGTGGCTCTCTTGAAACATGCATTCCAGGAAGAGTCCATTCCGAAGGCGAGCTTCTAAAGAAAACGGAACACAACCTTTTACTGACACCACATATAAG CATGCACAGAGGAAGAAGTTCCCCCAAGGAAGATGCCAAGATGAAAAAGCcgaatttttga
- the LOC121249601 gene encoding transcription factor SPATULA-like isoform X1: MGDMYAYDKNSRSSSTSAPQPHLLPSSSSHAGSPDEISLFLHQILLRSSSSSSPFVSNTGKQAQLCDSDVLPGNPDRSLCRSALVQDGISAVESSSAMSTGSGVFLSNLSTSSLGASENETDEYDCESEEGLEALVEDMSEKPIPPRSSSKRSRAAEVHNLSEKRRRSRINEKMKALQNLIPNSNKTDKASMLDEAIEYLKQLQLQVQMLSMRNGFSLHPMCLPGALQPIQFSQMRMDFGEEYRPLHLNTAGIHSLNKETPLHDMFTLPNQRIVSNQPSSAPNMSSIINSQTSFGLESPVQAHLGPFQLHVSSEEICRGDALRHQEPNVNNLDSNPLEMEMGATASVSLPFNTQASELKDSGSLETCIPGRVHSEGELLKKTEHNLLLTPHISMHRGRSSPKEDAKMKKPNF; the protein is encoded by the exons ATGGGGGATATGTATGCGTATGACAAAAATTCAcgttcttcttcaacttcagctcctcagcctcatctgcttCCTTCGTCATCTTCTCATGCAGGTTCTCCAGACGAAATCTCGCTCTTTCTGCATCAAATCCTTCTAcgttcatcttcttcttcatctccttttGTGTCCAACACGGGTAAGCAAGCACAGCTCTGCGACTCCGACGTTTTACCGGGAAATCCTGACCGTTCATTGTGCCGATCAGCGCTCGTCCAAGATGGGATCTCGGCTGTTGAGTCTTCTAGTGCCATGAGCACTGGCTCCGGTGTCTTCCTCTCTAATTTGTCGACCTCTTCACTTGGAGCGAGCGAGAATGAGACTGATGAGTATGACTGTGAAAGCGAG GAGGGTCTTGAAGCGTTGGTGGAAGATATGTCTGAGAAGCCGATCCCTCCTCGTAGTTCATCCAAGAGGAGTAGAGCTGCGGAAGTTCACAACTTGTCTGAAAAG AGAAGGAGGAGCAGGATTAATGAGAAAATGAAGGCATTGCAAAATCTGATTCCAAACTCTAACAAG ACAGATAAGGCTTCCATGCTTGATGAAGCAATTGAATACTTAAAGCAGCTTCAGCTTCAAGTTCAG ATGTTATCAATGAGAAATGGCTTCAGTTTGCATCCTATGTGCTTACCAGGGGCATTGCAGCCTATCCAATTCTCCCAGATGAGAATGGACTTTGGTGAGGAATATAGGCCCCTGCATCTGAATACTGCTGGCATACATTCTTTGAACAAAGAAACACCGCTGCATGACATGTTCACTCTACCCAACCAACGCATAGTTTCAAACCAGCCATCATCTGCACCTAATATGTCAAGCATAATCAATTCACAAACCTCTTTTGGGTTGGAATCACCAGTCCAGGCTCACTTAGGACCGTTTCAGCTGCATGTGTCTTCTGAG GAAATCTGCAGGGGAGACGCTTTGCGACATCAGGAACCAAACGTAAACAATCTCGATTCCAATCCATTAG AAATGGAGATGGGAGCCACGGCTTCAGTATCACTTCCCTTCAATACACAAGCATCTGAGCTAAAGGACAGTGGCTCTCTTGAAACATGCATTCCAGGAAGAGTCCATTCCGAAGGCGAGCTTCTAAAGAAAACGGAACACAACCTTTTACTGACACCACATATAAG CATGCACAGAGGAAGAAGTTCCCCCAAGGAAGATGCCAAGATGAAAAAGCcgaatttttga